A stretch of Miscanthus floridulus cultivar M001 chromosome 13, ASM1932011v1, whole genome shotgun sequence DNA encodes these proteins:
- the LOC136499885 gene encoding uncharacterized protein, translated as MATAPTAPAVGHVPPPAANGGTSVPPTTTGSFSGVPIGATPDSDGFISPTVQPYATVNVKSHIPVTLTMKSTAYSRWASYFKSLCGKFGLWSHIDGTMPPRPQDPAWDQADCCVRSWFFGSIDDSVLDLTMTDDNQTARDLWLAIEGLFRANRQSRAIFLSHDFHSMTQGDSTIAEYCGRMKTLADGLRDVGHPIQDS; from the coding sequence ATGGCCACCGCCCCCACAGCCCCTGCTGTTGGTCATGTGCCGCCTCCTGCAGCCAATGGTGGCACCTCTGTGCCGCCCACTACCACCGGCAGTTTCTCTGGTGTTCCTATCGGCGCCACGCCCGACAGCGATGGCTTCATCTCCCCTACCGTCCAACCATATGCCACTGTCAACGTCAAGTCCCATATTCCCGTGACGCTGACGATGAAGTCTACTGCCTACTCCAGATGGGCGTCCTACTTCAAGTCTTtgtgcggcaagttcggcctctgGTCGCACATCGATGGCACGATGCCACCTCGCCCCCAGGATCCTGCTTGGGATCAGGCGGACTGCTGCGTCCGCTCCTGGTTCTTTGGCTCCATCGACGACTCCGTCCTCGACCTCACCATGACCGACGACAACCAGACCGCCCGAGACCTCTGGCTCGCCATTGAGGGCCTCTTCCGCGCCAACAGGCAGTCCCGGGcgatcttcctcagccatgattTCCACTCCATGACGCAGGGCGACTCCACCATCGCCGAGTATTGCGGCCGCATGAAGACCCTCGCCGATGGCCTCCGCGACGTCGGTCATCCCATTCAGGACTCGTAG
- the LOC136499886 gene encoding uncharacterized mitochondrial protein AtMg00810-like has product MALIKRILCYVKGTLSSGLHIGTGFVQSLTAYSNADWAGCPDSRCSTPGFCVYLSDNLVSWSSKCQTTVSRSSAEAEYRAVAHAVAESNPVHHQRTKHIEIDIHFVREKVALGEVRVLHVPLKGQDGD; this is encoded by the exons ATGGCCCTAATCAAGCGCATCCTGTGCTATGTGAAGGGCACACTCTCCTCCGGACTTCACATCGGCACAGGCTTTGTTCAGTCTCTGACTGCCTACTCCAACGCCGACTGGGCTGGCTGCCCGGACTCTCGATGCTCCACCCCTGGCTTCTGCGTCTACCTCAGCGACAacctagtgtcttggtcctccaagtgCCAGACCACGGTGTCTCGATCCAGTGCTGAGGCGGAGTATCGTGCTGTAGCTCATGCTGTGGCCGAAT CCAATCCGGTACATCAtcagcgcacgaagcacatcgagATTGACATCCACTTCGTCCGTGAGAAGGTGGCCTTGGGTGAGGTCCGGGTCCTCCATGTGCCgttgaagggtcaagatggcgactag